TTTAGGATCAATCTGGAGACTGAGTCTCCCCAGCTGCTGATCGGAGAAGGCGGGCAGACTTTGAGCGAAATCCAGCATCTCTTAAGGCTGATTTGTCGAAAAAAGATCGGCCCCGGTTTTTACTTGGACATCGATGTCAGTAATTACAAGAAGAAAAAAGCGGTCTATTTGGAGGAATTAGCCAAGACCGCTGCCGACGAAGTCGCTTTGACCAAAAAAGATAGAGAACTTTTGCCGATGTCTTCGCAAGACAGAAGAATCATTCATCTAGTTCTCAGTCAGAGGGCAGATGTTATTGCCGAAAGCAAGGGCGAGGATCCGGACAGAAGAGTGATTATCAGGCCGGCCTAGGGCAATGTCGGGTAAACTATGAAGGAAGAGGCGCAGGGCCTGAGACAGGGAGCGCACCATCCCAAAGCAGGAATGCAAGGGCAGGGCCAGGGCGCGATGGCGCTACACCTGCCTATAGGATTATCGATCAGGTTGCTATCACTTCTGGTGAAGGTTTCGCAGCCGCCCTCAAAATCTTCGTCTCTGAAAAGAATGACAATATAGTTTCCGTTCATCTCGATACTGTTAATCATATTATCAAAATCCAAGCTGTCCACTTCGCTAACCTCTATGTCTCGGTAAATGCTTCCGAGAGAGTTTCCGTCTTTGTCGTAAAACTTGACTCCGTCTGTAGTTGAACTCGCCGGCCGGGTCCTGTCTCCTTTAAATACGGTAATAGACGATGTCTGCCTTAGGCCAATGTATTTGGCGTCTAAATTGCTCACGCTTGAGAGAATCACGCTGCATCTGCCTAGAAGATTCTCGTCTGAGTGGAGAACTGCGGCAAAGCCTTTTCCGGCTTTTCCGAATTTGGCAGCGCTGTTCTTCAATTTTACTGATTCGGCCTCATCATTAAAATCAGGCATGCTTCCTTGGGATGATATATAAAGCCTGTAGCTGTCCTCATAGTCAATGTCTTTAAAAAGGTAGACCCCGGGCAATTTCCATTGAATGCTGATTGACCTGGCCGGACCGCCCAAACTCAAGGCGATGGTGTCGTCGTTATTGCCTTCGACTTCCTCCCAGGCGCCGGTGTCGTCGTAATTAGGCTTTAGATAAGCTCTGATATCAACCTCGTCAGAGTTAGTGCCAATGAACTGAACGC
This genomic window from bacterium contains:
- a CDS encoding R3H domain-containing nucleic acid-binding protein, which codes for MISREQRETIKEIIRNFFDKATIEVEIKEETVDEDTFRINLETESPQLLIGEGGQTLSEIQHLLRLICRKKIGPGFYLDIDVSNYKKKKAVYLEELAKTAADEVALTKKDRELLPMSSQDRRIIHLVLSQRADVIAESKGEDPDRRVIIRPA